From the Natrarchaeobaculum aegyptiacum genome, one window contains:
- a CDS encoding DUF7282 domain-containing protein, whose amino-acid sequence MSTRSTLATIKRIVAIVLAIAIVLAAGVIVGQAPAIFGVEEAPEATITFEDQQGDGERVVVEEVTLSDGGFVVIADDDETLTVSEYLEAGTHEHVAVERDEDGPELLGSLTATVHQDTTDDETYAYEETDGEEDHPYLEDGFPVSDSAAVAPETDDEEGPFTDSFAVDSLSVPATATTDDSISVVAEISNPTDLDLQGPVEIRVDGRLIEQQTLDLEPGESQEVTAEVDASSLEPGERTLGVYTEGDGLLETVDLEFHTDPDVSVVDADAGRVTVDAAIPATGFVAIEDAETNATLGVSDELEAGEHENVSIGLADADPADDDELRAVLYEGDPDDPDEAMPIEHDDDVVETTFTIEAFADDDPDDDDTDDPDLDDVQDADDAVDPDE is encoded by the coding sequence ATGAGTACGAGATCGACACTGGCAACGATCAAACGGATCGTCGCGATCGTGCTCGCGATCGCGATCGTGCTCGCGGCAGGCGTGATCGTGGGTCAGGCCCCCGCGATCTTCGGCGTCGAGGAAGCGCCGGAGGCCACCATCACGTTCGAGGATCAGCAGGGTGACGGCGAGCGCGTCGTCGTCGAGGAGGTTACGCTCTCCGACGGCGGCTTCGTCGTCATCGCGGACGACGATGAGACGCTCACCGTCTCCGAGTATCTCGAGGCCGGTACCCACGAGCACGTAGCCGTCGAACGCGACGAGGACGGCCCCGAACTGCTTGGCAGCCTGACCGCGACGGTCCACCAGGACACGACCGACGACGAGACGTACGCTTACGAGGAGACCGACGGCGAGGAGGACCACCCCTACCTCGAGGACGGATTCCCGGTCAGCGACAGCGCTGCCGTGGCTCCCGAAACCGACGACGAGGAGGGACCGTTCACCGACTCGTTCGCGGTCGACTCGCTCAGCGTCCCCGCGACGGCCACGACCGACGATTCGATCAGCGTCGTCGCCGAAATCTCGAACCCGACCGACCTCGATCTCCAGGGCCCCGTCGAGATCCGGGTCGACGGACGGCTGATCGAACAGCAGACCCTCGACCTCGAACCCGGCGAGTCACAGGAGGTCACCGCCGAGGTCGACGCGAGTTCGCTCGAACCCGGCGAGCGGACGCTCGGCGTCTACACCGAGGGCGACGGGTTGCTCGAGACGGTCGACCTCGAGTTCCACACCGATCCGGACGTCAGCGTGGTCGACGCCGACGCAGGTCGCGTCACCGTCGACGCAGCCATCCCGGCGACCGGCTTCGTCGCCATCGAAGACGCCGAGACGAACGCCACGCTCGGGGTCAGCGACGAGCTCGAGGCTGGCGAACACGAAAACGTTTCGATCGGGCTGGCCGACGCCGACCCGGCCGACGACGACGAGTTGCGGGCCGTCCTCTACGAGGGCGATCCGGACGACCCCGACGAGGCGATGCCGATCGAACACGACGACGACGTCGTCGAGACGACGTTCACGATCGAGGCGTTCGCCGACGACGATCCCGACGATGACGATACCGACGACCCCGACCTCGACGACGTGCAGGACGCAGACGACGCCGTCGATCCGGACGAGTAG
- the rnz gene encoding ribonuclease Z, translating into MPLRVTFLGTAGAVPTTERNPSSLFVAREGDQLLFDAGEGTQRQMMRFGTGFSISHLFVTHLHGDHVFGIPGLLQTMDFNDREEPLSIHTPRGTRRDIRDLVTALDNSPSFPVHVTEVGDGDVPHRADEYEVRAFETDHDTRSVGYALVEDDRKGRFDRERAEELGVPVGPKFSTLHEGQSVELEDGTVVDPEQVVGEPRPGRTVVYTGDTRPTVSTIEVAAEPDLLIHDATFADDRAERATETAHSTARGAAEIAQRAGAKRLALMHVSSRYAGYTDDHVEQAREVFDGEVLIPDDGTELEISYPDS; encoded by the coding sequence ATGCCACTGCGCGTGACGTTTCTGGGGACGGCCGGGGCGGTGCCGACGACCGAACGGAACCCGAGTAGCCTCTTCGTCGCTCGCGAGGGCGACCAGTTGCTGTTCGACGCCGGCGAGGGAACCCAGCGCCAGATGATGCGCTTTGGGACCGGGTTCTCGATCTCCCACCTGTTCGTCACGCACCTCCACGGCGACCACGTCTTCGGAATTCCCGGCCTCCTCCAGACGATGGACTTCAACGACCGCGAAGAGCCGCTGTCGATCCACACGCCACGCGGCACGCGCCGGGACATTCGCGACCTCGTCACCGCGCTCGACAACAGCCCCTCGTTCCCGGTCCACGTCACCGAAGTCGGCGACGGTGACGTCCCCCACCGGGCCGACGAGTACGAGGTCCGGGCCTTCGAGACCGACCACGACACCCGCTCGGTCGGCTACGCCCTCGTCGAAGACGACCGCAAGGGCCGCTTCGACCGCGAACGCGCCGAAGAACTGGGCGTTCCCGTTGGCCCCAAGTTCTCGACACTCCACGAGGGCCAGTCCGTCGAACTCGAGGACGGCACCGTCGTCGACCCCGAGCAGGTCGTCGGCGAGCCCCGTCCCGGACGGACCGTCGTCTACACGGGCGACACACGACCGACCGTCTCGACCATCGAGGTCGCAGCCGAGCCGGACCTGCTGATCCACGACGCGACGTTCGCCGACGACCGTGCCGAACGCGCGACGGAGACGGCCCACTCGACCGCCCGCGGGGCCGCCGAAATCGCCCAGCGCGCCGGGGCGAAACGCCTCGCGCTGATGCACGTCTCCTCGCGGTACGCCGGCTACACCGACGACCACGTAGAGCAGGCACGGGAAGTCTTCGACGGCGAGGTGCTGATCCCCGACGACGGGACGGAACTCGAGATTTCGTATCCTGACTCCTGA
- a CDS encoding histidine kinase N-terminal 7TM domain-containing protein codes for MEPGQFVVGWVVLGTTLPLAAMCWLTYRHSHTPGSRGLRITLAGFLCWNVVSGLLILRPTTTTFSALWGVHLFAANLAAIGWAVMVLEYTRRRRLEIGYRGWGLLFAIPICTQLLYATNTWHHLVVQPTSSVTAAGVLEIDHGGWFYVHAIYNYGVLVAGTAILLVGDLVRSAGIHRRQTFVLLAGMVIAIGASVGFLVPLPLPSYVDPAPFGFLLTGSIWTYAVFRHQLFNLVPVARRTAVETIPDAMIAIDVNGVVVDLNGAAMDLFDATKADIGSEARVFFGQYPSLLERFSREREFDAEISVVDDGVVRHFSVTVTPVDYGGPGVGTIVILRDVTSLKSRQQELALLQRLFSRVLRHNLRTDLQYIRGYAEEIADEADREDVVSHAETIVERADELERTSQKARRIEGVIGTEDEHTVFDLESLLERCVDDLESSYPGVDVRLANVESIWVRAHPELGSAVENLLENAAVHAEVAAPRVDVSVATAGSDHDAAVGRDGVLAGRDGTSADRDGADADGDDAGATREAIELTVADDGPGIPLDELEALRSRREAPLEHGSGAGLWLTDWVIEKSGGDLSFEVTDDGTVATVTLPVATDVPE; via the coding sequence ATGGAACCTGGACAGTTCGTCGTGGGGTGGGTCGTCCTCGGGACGACCCTTCCGCTCGCGGCAATGTGCTGGCTCACCTATCGTCACAGCCACACGCCCGGGTCGCGCGGACTGCGGATCACGCTGGCGGGATTTCTCTGCTGGAACGTCGTCTCCGGGCTACTCATTTTGCGACCCACGACGACCACGTTCAGCGCGCTGTGGGGCGTCCATCTGTTCGCCGCCAATCTCGCGGCGATCGGCTGGGCAGTGATGGTCCTCGAGTACACCCGTCGCCGCCGCCTCGAGATCGGTTACCGGGGCTGGGGGCTACTGTTCGCGATTCCGATCTGTACGCAGTTGCTGTACGCGACCAACACCTGGCATCACCTCGTCGTCCAGCCGACCAGTTCGGTCACCGCTGCGGGAGTCCTCGAGATCGACCACGGCGGCTGGTTCTACGTCCACGCGATCTACAACTACGGTGTGCTCGTCGCCGGGACGGCCATCTTGCTGGTCGGCGACCTCGTCCGCTCTGCAGGTATCCACCGCCGCCAGACGTTCGTCCTCCTCGCCGGGATGGTAATCGCCATCGGGGCGTCCGTCGGTTTCCTCGTTCCGCTCCCGCTCCCGTCGTACGTCGATCCAGCCCCCTTCGGCTTTCTGTTGACCGGCTCGATCTGGACCTACGCGGTGTTTCGCCACCAGCTGTTCAACCTCGTGCCGGTCGCGAGACGGACCGCCGTCGAGACGATCCCCGACGCCATGATCGCCATCGACGTCAACGGCGTCGTCGTCGACTTAAACGGCGCTGCCATGGACCTCTTCGACGCGACGAAGGCCGATATCGGATCCGAAGCCCGGGTGTTCTTCGGGCAGTACCCGTCCCTGCTCGAGCGCTTCAGCCGCGAGCGGGAGTTCGACGCGGAAATCAGCGTCGTCGACGACGGGGTGGTCAGACACTTCTCGGTGACGGTGACGCCGGTCGACTACGGTGGCCCCGGCGTGGGAACGATCGTGATCCTCCGGGACGTCACCTCGCTCAAGAGCCGCCAGCAGGAACTGGCGCTCTTGCAACGACTCTTTTCGCGAGTGCTCCGGCACAATCTCCGGACCGACCTGCAGTACATCCGAGGCTACGCAGAGGAAATCGCCGACGAGGCCGATCGCGAGGACGTCGTTTCGCACGCGGAGACGATCGTCGAGCGAGCCGACGAACTCGAGCGCACGAGCCAGAAGGCCAGACGGATCGAGGGCGTGATCGGCACCGAGGACGAACACACCGTCTTCGACCTCGAATCGCTGCTCGAGCGCTGTGTCGACGACCTCGAGTCGTCGTATCCCGGCGTCGACGTTCGGCTCGCGAACGTCGAGTCGATCTGGGTTCGCGCCCATCCCGAACTGGGGAGTGCGGTCGAGAACCTCCTCGAGAACGCGGCCGTCCACGCAGAGGTAGCCGCTCCTCGCGTCGACGTCTCCGTTGCGACCGCAGGGAGCGACCATGACGCAGCCGTCGGTCGTGACGGTGTGCTCGCGGGACGTGACGGGACGAGCGCCGACCGCGACGGGGCGGACGCCGACGGCGACGACGCGGGGGCCACCCGCGAAGCGATCGAGCTGACGGTCGCCGACGACGGCCCCGGCATTCCGCTCGACGAACTCGAGGCGCTCCGCAGTCGCCGGGAAGCCCCGCTCGAGCACGGCAGCGGTGCGGGCCTGTGGCTCACCGACTGGGTGATCGAGAAGTCAGGCGGCGACCTCTCTTTCGAGGTGACCGACGACGGGACGGTCGCGACCGTTACGCTCCCGGTCGCGACGGACGTGCCGGAGTAA
- a CDS encoding DUF460 domain-containing protein, translating into MSTRTSALDAVVYGVDVQSGDVRGDAPSYALVRYDGEGVTRDVVSHRKLRRLIDDEEPAIVATDNMYELAADKDQLVHFLGTLPSGTKLVQVTGAEQPEPLSRVAKRHGIPYGKEPMKEAEAAARLAAHNVGHEVSAFTDTTTVKVSRGRSTGSGGWSEDRFTRRIHGSVKKRAREVESELETANLEYDVDIREAYGGYANAVFTVEARPEDIPVSRNRSGDVRVEIERERRDGIEFRPLAKRHDHVVVGIDPGTTTAVAIVSLEGEVLDVWSSRLSDTADVIEWIVERGRPIVVAADVTPMPETVEKFRRSFDAAGWTPARDLPIDEKQHRTRDHPYDDDHQRDAMAAALYAVDAHEDQFDRIAAKLPPGVDRGEVTARVVAGGESVEAVLTDLEDDDGTDEEETEHEPRELTAEERRIKDLERQVERLQSHVETLNERLEERDGRIADLESELESARRQERKEVRRDREVTRYRRKAERLEYERDEARKEVEALEKKVERMKALWKLDHSNFSDVSAKKEGLVPVKVIEKFTKGAIREADEQYGIAAGDVVYLRDASGAGRSTAELLAGFEPRVVLKDGGLSEIADEILFDEEIPVGPADDVAMQEVDELAVAREDDVEAVIDDWHERAQKRKLDRKAAMVDQLISEHRAGNNEVT; encoded by the coding sequence GTGAGCACGCGAACGAGTGCGCTCGACGCAGTCGTCTACGGCGTCGACGTCCAGAGCGGTGACGTTCGCGGTGACGCCCCCTCCTACGCGCTGGTCAGGTACGACGGCGAAGGCGTCACCCGCGACGTCGTCTCCCATCGGAAACTCAGACGCCTGATCGACGACGAGGAGCCGGCGATCGTCGCGACTGACAACATGTACGAGCTGGCCGCCGACAAAGACCAGCTCGTTCACTTCCTCGGCACCTTACCGAGCGGGACGAAACTCGTCCAGGTGACCGGTGCCGAACAACCCGAACCCCTCTCCCGGGTCGCGAAACGCCACGGCATCCCCTACGGCAAGGAACCGATGAAGGAAGCCGAGGCCGCGGCCCGACTGGCCGCCCACAACGTGGGCCACGAGGTTTCGGCCTTCACAGACACCACGACCGTCAAGGTCTCGAGAGGTCGCTCGACGGGCAGCGGCGGCTGGAGCGAGGATCGCTTCACCCGCCGCATCCACGGCTCGGTCAAGAAACGCGCCCGCGAGGTCGAGTCCGAACTCGAGACGGCGAACCTCGAGTACGACGTCGATATCCGGGAGGCCTACGGCGGCTACGCCAACGCCGTCTTCACCGTCGAGGCCCGGCCGGAGGACATCCCCGTCTCGCGGAATCGATCGGGCGACGTTCGCGTCGAGATCGAACGCGAACGACGCGACGGCATCGAGTTCCGCCCGCTGGCGAAACGCCACGACCACGTCGTCGTCGGCATCGACCCCGGGACGACGACCGCCGTCGCCATCGTCAGCCTCGAGGGTGAGGTGTTAGACGTCTGGAGTTCGCGGCTGAGCGACACCGCCGACGTGATCGAGTGGATCGTCGAGCGCGGGCGACCGATCGTCGTCGCGGCAGACGTGACGCCGATGCCCGAAACGGTCGAGAAATTCCGCCGGAGCTTCGACGCTGCCGGCTGGACGCCCGCCCGAGACCTGCCGATCGACGAAAAGCAACATCGCACGCGCGACCATCCCTACGACGACGACCACCAGCGCGATGCGATGGCCGCCGCGCTGTACGCCGTCGACGCCCACGAAGACCAGTTCGACCGGATCGCCGCCAAGCTCCCCCCGGGGGTCGACCGTGGCGAGGTCACCGCCCGCGTCGTCGCCGGCGGGGAGAGCGTCGAAGCCGTCCTCACCGACCTCGAGGACGACGACGGCACCGACGAGGAGGAGACCGAACACGAGCCCCGGGAACTCACGGCCGAGGAACGCCGCATCAAGGACCTCGAGCGGCAGGTCGAGCGGCTCCAGTCACACGTCGAGACGCTGAACGAGCGCCTCGAAGAGCGGGACGGCCGGATCGCCGACCTCGAGTCGGAACTCGAATCGGCCCGCCGGCAAGAGCGCAAAGAGGTGCGCCGGGACCGGGAAGTGACCCGGTATCGGCGCAAGGCCGAACGCCTCGAGTACGAACGCGACGAGGCTCGCAAGGAGGTCGAGGCCCTCGAGAAAAAGGTCGAGCGCATGAAGGCCCTCTGGAAGCTCGATCACTCGAACTTCAGCGACGTGTCGGCGAAGAAAGAGGGGCTCGTCCCGGTGAAGGTAATCGAGAAGTTCACCAAGGGGGCGATCCGCGAGGCCGACGAGCAGTACGGCATCGCCGCCGGCGACGTGGTCTATCTGCGGGACGCGAGCGGGGCCGGCCGGTCGACGGCCGAACTGCTGGCGGGCTTCGAACCCCGAGTCGTCCTCAAGGACGGCGGCCTCTCGGAGATCGCCGACGAGATCCTCTTCGACGAGGAGATTCCCGTCGGGCCGGCCGACGACGTCGCGATGCAGGAAGTCGACGAACTCGCAGTCGCCCGCGAGGACGACGTCGAGGCCGTCATCGACGACTGGCACGAGCGCGCCCAGAAACGGAAACTCGACCGCAAGGCCGCGATGGTCGACCAGCTCATCAGCGAACACCGAGCGGGGAACAACGAAGTAACCTGA
- a CDS encoding DUF7470 family protein → MLKQLGPLGIAGIVVLLAGIVLIASQNLLIAGGIALVLAGLGLVVKSLVTGMLRQFGMF, encoded by the coding sequence ATGCTAAAACAACTCGGTCCCCTCGGGATCGCCGGTATCGTCGTTCTCCTCGCGGGAATCGTCCTGATCGCCTCTCAGAACCTCCTCATCGCCGGCGGAATCGCCCTCGTTCTCGCCGGACTCGGCCTCGTCGTGAAGTCGCTGGTCACCGGCATGCTCCGACAGTTCGGGATGTTCTGA
- the eif1A gene encoding translation initiation factor eIF-1A, which translates to MSDDGNGGRKNLRMPDEDEVFATVTDMLGANRVKVRCADGKERTARIPGKMQKRIWIREDDVVLVSPWDWQDEKADITWRYEKSDADQLRDEGHIR; encoded by the coding sequence ATGAGCGACGACGGTAACGGCGGTCGCAAGAACCTCCGGATGCCGGACGAAGACGAGGTCTTCGCGACCGTCACGGACATGCTCGGGGCGAATCGGGTGAAAGTACGCTGTGCCGACGGGAAAGAACGCACCGCGCGCATTCCCGGCAAGATGCAAAAGCGCATCTGGATCCGCGAAGACGACGTCGTGCTCGTCTCCCCGTGGGACTGGCAAGACGAGAAGGCCGACATCACCTGGCGCTACGAGAAGAGCGACGCCGACCAGCTCCGGGACGAAGGCCACATCCGCTGA
- a CDS encoding YqjF family protein, producing MVVPLEMGWRHLLFENWPVDPAVMNAHLPEGLEPDVYDGSAWLSVVPFTNVAVRPRGLPASLGVELPELNLRTYVSRDGVPSVYFFSLDAQGLASVLGARVFHHLPYYYARITLEVADGRIQFSSRRRHPGARPVHFEGTYWPTGEPFAAPEDPFAAFLVERYRFYTEAQDGSIRYTDVAHHPWTLYPATADVETNTLFAAHGFPEPDADPVYYYSPGLDVVASRSSRSEPSGASAPADEST from the coding sequence ATGGTCGTTCCACTCGAGATGGGCTGGCGTCACCTCCTGTTCGAGAACTGGCCGGTCGACCCGGCCGTGATGAATGCGCACCTGCCCGAGGGCCTCGAGCCCGACGTCTACGACGGCTCGGCGTGGCTCTCGGTGGTCCCCTTTACCAACGTCGCCGTCAGGCCCCGCGGGCTTCCCGCGTCACTCGGCGTGGAGTTGCCCGAACTGAACCTCAGGACCTACGTCTCCCGCGACGGCGTCCCCAGCGTCTACTTCTTCAGCCTCGACGCACAGGGTCTCGCGAGCGTGCTCGGCGCGCGCGTCTTCCACCACCTCCCGTACTACTACGCCCGGATCACCCTCGAGGTAGCCGACGGCCGAATCCAGTTCAGCAGTCGCCGACGACACCCCGGCGCGCGACCGGTACACTTCGAGGGGACCTACTGGCCGACGGGCGAGCCGTTCGCGGCACCCGAGGACCCGTTCGCCGCGTTCCTCGTCGAGCGGTACCGATTCTATACCGAAGCCCAGGACGGGTCGATCCGGTACACGGACGTCGCCCACCACCCCTGGACGCTCTACCCGGCCACCGCCGACGTCGAAACGAACACGCTGTTCGCCGCCCACGGGTTCCCCGAGCCGGACGCCGATCCGGTGTACTACTATAGCCCGGGTCTCGACGTGGTCGCCTCGCGAAGCAGTCGGTCGGAGCCGTCCGGCGCGTCCGCTCCAGCGGACGAATCGACGTGA
- a CDS encoding HdeD family acid-resistance protein: MTETPTEVPEGYSLEHGWRTLALAGGAVGLVGILAIALPFVTGLSVTIGLGALLVVAGIVHGVHTFTARGWRGSLWQAALAVVSVVAGLMLLVNPLVGLATLTILLVAYLLVDGLAELWMAVRMADQPGRAAIALSGLVSLVLAGLIWAGFPTNATWALGLLVGVGILVTGVSMVTVAYTGRKLEAGAPAGEPRRA, translated from the coding sequence ATGACTGAAACACCCACAGAAGTTCCCGAGGGATACTCCCTCGAGCACGGCTGGCGGACGCTCGCACTCGCGGGCGGTGCCGTCGGCCTCGTCGGCATCCTCGCGATCGCGCTTCCGTTCGTCACCGGCCTCTCGGTGACGATCGGGCTCGGGGCGCTGCTCGTCGTCGCCGGGATCGTCCACGGCGTCCACACGTTCACTGCCCGCGGCTGGCGTGGTTCCCTCTGGCAGGCCGCCCTCGCTGTCGTCTCGGTGGTCGCCGGTCTCATGTTGCTGGTCAACCCACTGGTCGGCCTCGCGACGCTGACCATCCTGCTGGTCGCGTACCTGCTCGTCGACGGCCTCGCAGAGCTGTGGATGGCGGTCCGAATGGCCGACCAGCCCGGCCGCGCCGCGATCGCCCTGAGCGGCCTCGTCTCGCTCGTCCTCGCCGGCCTCATCTGGGCTGGCTTCCCGACCAACGCGACCTGGGCGCTCGGCCTCCTCGTGGGCGTCGGTATCCTCGTGACCGGCGTCTCGATGGTCACCGTCGCCTACACCGGCCGCAAGCTCGAGGCTGGCGCGCCGGCGGGCGAACCGCGCCGCGCCTGA
- the arcS gene encoding archaeosine synthase subunit alpha: protein MTEYFEVHARDGAARVGELRLESPRTTPALVDDILEDAGSLWAADREIPEGDESALTVLPHRGFPGGTADEVQESFAVDAPDVDYPSVAVVASDHVDGQGTDAYVVSDVQSIVGHGEALIEAVVNVREAIPADTALYFSGVATPRNVALLAYAGVDCFDATAAVVRGTEGRYLTTDEAYFLEDLEELPCACPACQQPRAEFTREDCAEHNRHALEAELGIVRRRIRDGRLRDYLEGQARQDQWLTAAMRRLDSQWGYIEERTPILRDAQINAATEDTLRRVEIQRYADRVTSRYRNRFRNPLVLVPCSATKPYSESQSHGQFHDAIRWRAHLVSMTSPIGVVPQELETTYPAQHYDTVVTGRWSEDEKEFVSEVLRRYLERNADTYPYVVAHVPDEGYRDIVSRVEESWNGEEDLEITYTVPEGGHPTDDESLSNLSAALEGELKYSKREREHNTVRAIADYLLGDGAGDEIFDDIQTTSRYPKIQVRDREDTQLATMVPQYGTLSFTLEGAKRWVDSDVPVKRAEIDGFVPHGSVLAPGVVDADENIRVGDEVVVEGPKAFGIGRAEMFGREMAESTRGIAVEIRHVEEK, encoded by the coding sequence ATGACCGAGTACTTCGAAGTACACGCACGCGACGGGGCCGCGCGCGTGGGCGAACTCCGCCTCGAGTCGCCCCGGACGACGCCCGCGCTCGTCGACGATATTCTCGAGGACGCGGGCTCGCTCTGGGCGGCCGACCGGGAGATTCCCGAGGGCGACGAGTCGGCCCTGACCGTCCTGCCCCACCGGGGATTCCCGGGCGGGACTGCCGACGAGGTCCAGGAGTCGTTCGCCGTCGACGCCCCCGACGTCGACTACCCGAGCGTGGCAGTCGTCGCGAGCGACCACGTCGACGGTCAGGGGACGGACGCCTACGTCGTCTCTGACGTCCAGTCGATCGTCGGCCACGGCGAGGCGCTCATCGAGGCCGTCGTGAACGTCCGCGAGGCCATCCCGGCCGACACCGCACTCTACTTCTCCGGCGTCGCTACCCCGCGAAACGTCGCGCTGCTCGCCTACGCCGGTGTCGACTGCTTCGACGCGACTGCAGCAGTCGTCAGAGGGACTGAGGGTCGATACCTGACCACCGACGAGGCGTACTTCCTCGAGGACCTCGAGGAACTGCCCTGTGCCTGCCCGGCTTGCCAGCAGCCCCGCGCGGAGTTTACCCGGGAAGACTGCGCCGAGCACAACCGCCACGCACTCGAGGCCGAACTGGGAATCGTCCGCCGGCGCATCCGTGACGGTCGCCTGCGCGACTACCTCGAGGGACAGGCCCGCCAGGACCAGTGGCTCACCGCGGCGATGCGTCGGCTCGACTCCCAGTGGGGCTACATCGAGGAGCGCACGCCAATTCTCCGGGATGCGCAGATCAACGCCGCGACCGAGGACACCCTGCGCCGGGTCGAGATCCAGCGCTACGCCGACCGGGTGACCTCCCGGTACCGGAACCGATTCAGGAATCCACTCGTGCTCGTGCCGTGTTCGGCGACGAAGCCCTACAGCGAATCCCAGAGCCACGGGCAGTTCCACGACGCCATCCGGTGGCGGGCCCACCTCGTCTCGATGACCAGCCCCATCGGCGTCGTTCCGCAGGAACTCGAGACGACCTACCCGGCCCAGCACTACGACACCGTGGTGACGGGTCGGTGGTCCGAAGACGAGAAGGAGTTCGTGAGCGAGGTGCTCCGGCGGTACCTCGAGCGCAACGCCGACACCTACCCCTACGTCGTCGCGCACGTCCCGGACGAGGGCTACCGCGACATCGTTTCCCGGGTCGAGGAGTCCTGGAACGGCGAGGAAGACCTCGAGATCACCTACACCGTCCCCGAGGGTGGCCACCCGACCGACGACGAGTCGCTGTCGAACCTGTCTGCGGCGCTCGAGGGGGAACTGAAGTACAGCAAACGCGAGCGCGAACACAACACCGTCCGGGCCATCGCGGACTACCTGCTCGGTGACGGCGCTGGCGACGAGATTTTCGACGACATCCAGACCACGAGTCGGTATCCGAAGATCCAGGTTCGCGACCGCGAGGACACGCAACTGGCGACGATGGTGCCCCAGTACGGGACGCTCTCGTTTACGCTCGAGGGCGCGAAGCGGTGGGTCGACAGCGACGTGCCGGTCAAACGCGCCGAGATCGACGGCTTCGTCCCCCACGGGAGCGTGCTCGCGCCGGGTGTCGTCGACGCGGACGAGAACATCCGCGTCGGTGACGAGGTCGTTGTCGAGGGGCCGAAGGCCTTCGGCATCGGCCGGGCGGAGATGTTCGGCCGAGAGATGGCCGAGAGCACACGTGGAATCGCCGTCGAAATTCGTCACGTCGAGGAGAAGTAG
- a CDS encoding TRAM domain-containing protein: MFSASSFVIGTVVLVVLFAGIARRLRSGGASGTGSDRERSAERHREAQRREPPVDLGETRRVAITDFSEHHSGERHAVCKVEGFVVFVEDVPRDLAEGDVIVAEIRSFNRGHTSATAAFLERA; encoded by the coding sequence ATGTTCAGCGCGTCCTCGTTCGTGATCGGAACCGTGGTGCTCGTCGTCCTGTTTGCAGGGATCGCTCGCCGCCTCCGCTCGGGGGGTGCGTCGGGAACCGGATCCGACCGTGAACGCTCCGCCGAGCGTCACCGGGAGGCCCAGCGACGCGAGCCGCCGGTCGACCTCGGTGAGACTCGACGCGTCGCCATCACTGACTTCTCAGAGCACCACTCTGGCGAGCGCCACGCCGTCTGCAAGGTCGAGGGATTCGTCGTCTTCGTCGAAGACGTCCCACGCGATCTCGCAGAAGGCGACGTAATCGTCGCCGAGATCCGGTCGTTCAACCGCGGGCACACCTCGGCGACGGCCGCGTTCCTCGAGCGGGCCTGA
- a CDS encoding HalOD1 output domain-containing protein: protein MKQSSIDEADECADGASMAVVNAVAARRNVDPLELPPLYDWIDPEALDALFDPPEEAANRRLEFVYDGHLVTVEGSDCTILVDGTPVTGDFEYVELGDE from the coding sequence GTGAAGCAGTCCTCCATCGACGAAGCCGACGAGTGTGCCGATGGCGCGAGCATGGCCGTCGTGAACGCCGTCGCGGCGCGACGGAACGTCGATCCGCTCGAGCTTCCACCACTGTACGACTGGATCGACCCCGAAGCCCTCGACGCGCTGTTCGATCCGCCCGAGGAGGCAGCGAATCGGCGACTCGAGTTCGTCTACGACGGGCACCTCGTGACGGTCGAGGGCTCCGATTGTACGATCCTCGTCGACGGCACGCCCGTGACGGGTGACTTCGAGTACGTCGAACTCGGAGACGAGTAG